GTTTCATTGCCGTTGGATTTTTCTAGTTGAAGGACGAAACGCAAGATATCGTTACGTTGCAAAATCGGAAAGCGCTCTCAGAAAAAAACACAGTGAAACGCTAAAAACGCGCGTGCACACGACACCATGCACACCAAAACGCAACGCATTGCACAACACACAAAAGCATAAGCCCTATCCTTCGGAAAATTTCAATTACATTACACAATTGTTTCTCACTGAACCCACGAATCGTTGTTACTTTGCAAATTCAACGCGAGTTTTGCACATTACGCTAACTCAACAACACTTTCTCTGTTTTGTTCCCTCCCTTTCCAATTTGATCCCAATTTGGCTCCTCCCATTTCCACATGTAAGCCATTTCTCTCTATTCGTTGGTTGTTTTTGagtttttagttttgtttttcgCTGAGTTGTTAACTTTTCCATTGTAGATTCTGTTCGCTCTTGTTAGATATTATTCTGATGAATTGTGATAGAATGTGGAATCTGTCTTGGATCCTGAACTTGGCACTTATTCCAATTAAATTGAGTTTTATATCTGGGTTTACTAGAAACTAGCTTTTTATCACTTGTGGTGCCAACATTTGGGTTCTGAACCTGAAAgttgtattatttatttgtttattttttttgtttaaatttttgaagAGGTGCATATTAGAAGTTGGAATAGAGAATTTGAGCTGGTTAGATGGAGGATgacaagagaaagaagaaaaacaggaagaaaaagaacaagcaagGTAAGAATGTGGACAATGGAGTAGGAGATAAAGAAACTAAGATTGAGCAACTGGATGCTGCCGCAGGTGAGAAAATTGTAATAGTTGATTCAAATGGGGTGGGAGAAACAACAATTAGGGATCAGAATCTGGTGAATACTGAAAAGGATGAGCGTGCTGGTGTAACTGATGTTGCTGGTGAACAAAGTACAAATGTGGATGGCGGAACAGCAACTAGGGACAACGATCTGGTAAATAATGGCAAGGTTGATCATCCTGATATTTCTGAGACTGCTGATGAGCGAAGTACAAATGTGTTTGGAGGAACAGCAGTTAGGGATGAGGATCTGATAAATAATGGTAATGATGAGCCTGCTCATAATTTGGCAACACTAGATGAGCCAAGTAAGAATGTGGATTGGAGAGGGGTTGAGGAAAACCCAAACCTAGATCGGATTTCGGtgaagaatgaagaagatgaGGGTACTCAACACTTGGAGTCTGCAGATGGCCAAAACAGAAATATGGTCATGGATTCAAATGGACACCTGCCAAATGGTAAAGAATGTGTAAGTTTTCTTTCAGTCAATTCAGATTTTTACATATGTTTTGAGGTTTTATGCTCACTGTTCAAGTGTGATATGTATATTTTGTAATGGTTCATTTTTCCATGAAAGGAATCCATGCTATTGTTGCCATCTCTTGTTGAAAAATATAACTTTAGTTTCAACCTGGTATTTCCTGATTCAGCTTTTTAATAGTGTTTCTAGGCATGTGCAGCTTTCCATACAAGCTGTAAATGGCAAAGATCCTATAATGTCTCACTGTCGAGCACACTGAGTAACCTTGTCCTCATTAAATTGTATAGTTACATGCCATGTAATTTGTTTTCCTATTGATAAAGGTGATTTAACTCAACGCTATTGCTCTTGGAGCGATTATGATTGAACTATTAATGCTCACATAAACAATATCAATCATGAAAACACAAAACACCCAATCATGAAACAGGACCCACTCTTTCCTTTTTTCAGCATTTTTTAACGTGATACTTAttctttcaataaaaaataattatggaCTGGTTGTATAACTGCTCATATAAAGTTGGATCTCCCTTTTCTCTGTCTGTTTCATACATACTAGCTTCAAATCTGTATAACGTGAGTGCTTTTAGACATGAGCTTATTGGGTTATTGCCAAATAATTGAAACTACCATTTTGACAGGCCACCTCAGAAGAGGTATTTAAACTGGGAAATGAAAATGATATGCTCAAACAGAATTTGGTAAGATGTTACTAGAGTGTTATTTTCCATATATGCAGTGGTTTCTGTTACAGGTTCAGATATTTATTATGTATGGCTTGTATTTCCACAGGCCATTTCAGAAGAGACAATCAGGAAGCTGAAAGATGAGAACGATGTGCTAATTCAGAAAGAGGTAACATTTCACCTGAGAAATTTATTTCCTATGTTGACATTTTATAACATGTATATTGCATCCCTCTACAGACCATATTAGGTGATAGAATAAGGAAATTACAAGAGGAAAATGATATACAGATTGAGAAAGAGGTAAACTTTTTATCTGGGAAACACCTGTTGTTCGTTTTATTGTTTCAATAGACTATGACATAGACAGTGTATCACTTCATAGGCCATGTCAGAAGAGACGATCAGGAATTTGAAGGAAGTAAATGATACACATATTACACTACAGATCACATTAGAAGATACAATAAGGAAACTAAAAGAAGAAAATGATATACACAATCAGAAAGTGGTAAAATTTTTCTGGGAActatctttctttatttttattatgtttcaaAGTATTATGACATGAGCAGTGGTATCACTCCACAGGTCATGTTAGAAGGGACAATCAgggaattaaataaaaaaattgatatgcaTATTCGAAAAGAGGTAATATTTAATTTGAGAAATGTCTATTCTCTGTTTTATTATATCTCAATTATTTTATGACACAGTGTATCATTCCACAGGCCAAGTCAGAAGAGACCATCAAGAGATTAAAAGCAGAAAAAGATATGTCCTTTCAGAAAGTGGTAATATTTTGTACAAGAGTTAATCTATCCAGTGTTATTGTGCTTGTGTTTCAACTTTTAATAACAAGTATAGCCTGCCATTCCATAGGGCATGATGGAAGAGACAATTAGAAAATTGAATTCTGGAAATGACATCCATATGCAAAAAAAGGTAGTTTATTTTAATGTCATCTAAAGATCTGAGTGACATATGTTAAATTGTTAactattaaatatttatcttgcAATTTCTTTGAAGTTTTAACACAGTCTATCTTTCCAcagattgaattagaagatacTATTAGAAAATTAAAGGAACAACAGTATATGCATATGCAGAATGAGGTAACACTTTATCTATAAATAGCTTGCCTAGGTTTGCGCCTTTTTGTTTCAATGTTTTATGATATGTAGAGATCATTCCACAGGCTATGTCAGAAGCtacaattagaaaattaaaagaagaaaacgaTATGCACTTGCAGATGGAGGTAACATCTTCCAAATTTTAAAGGCATatattttcattctttctttataTGTTTATCCTGCTTTTTAGCCTATCCAATCTATTTCTCTTAATATGTGTACCCTGTTTTCAATCAGGCCATATCAaaagatacaataagaaaattGAAGGAAGAAAATGATTTGCATATTCAAAAAGCGGTAAGTTACTTAAAAATGCAGCTTAGAGATTTTCTCAAGTATTCAAGTGTTTAAATCACAAACATTTTGATAATCTACAGACCATATCAGAGGATgcaattaaaaaattgaaagaagaatgTGATAAACACATTCAGAAAGAGGTAATATATTTGAGTTTTGTCAGAGAATGTTTAATATATGAGTATATATTATTGTGGCTTCATGTTTACCTTCTCAATAAGCTATCTTGAaagaaatttaagaaaaatagCTAAAACTAGGCTTGCTTTCTACTTATGTAAATAAATTGCttgttttttttatcatttattcgCTTCCCTTTCTGCAcaggttttgaatttgaatttacgGTTTAATGACTGTCTGGATAGCTCTCTTCTCTTatttgaatattattattattcttatatatGTGTTTGGCTATTGACTGGCATGATTAACCTGATCCCCTGCAGGCTAGTTTGGAAATGAGAATTGCACAATTACAGAGTGAGAATAGTTCCATACTTGAAAAAGAGGTGAAAGACTTAGTATTGTGTCCTTTTCGGAGTGTTGAGTCTGTGAAGTTATTAAGatttttcatatttaattttgTATTGTATTCAGGCTGGATTGGTGGAAAAGGCCACTCAGGTAGCCTTGGAAGAGACtatcaataaattaaaatgtGACAATGAATTCCACACACAAAAACAGGTGAATCAATTTGAGTGAACAATTTTGACTAATATTTGGAATATTTTTCTTATATGTGTTGCGCTACTGATTGCTGGCCTGGCATGCCTAACTGGATCACCTGCAGGTTGGTTTGGAAATGAGAATTGCACAATTAGAGAGTGAGAAGAGTTCCATGCTTCAAAAAGAGGTGAATGGCTTGAGAATTATTTTTCACTTCCAAAACTTGGGAGCATCGAATTTTAAGAACTAGTTGTTAGATAATTCATTTCCTGTATTGTTTTCACATTTCAGGTTGGATTGGTGGAAGAAACCAAGCAGTTGCTgagtgaaaaagaaattttgagccTTAAAGTGGTACAAATTGCTCCATCAACTTTGTCATTTCCTGCTCTTATTTTTTTAATGGAAGTTGGCTGAAGGTCTAACTCTGACATACCTTTTTCCACAGGAGAGTTTACTGGAAAAAATTAATCTTCTTGAGAGTGATTTGAGTTCCTTTGTTGAGAATGAGGTAACAGCAAGATTATTCTCCCAAGTATTATTGCATTGAAATTAGCATTGCTAATGACTTGGGCTTTCTTatgttaaattagttttttaaattatcttagcATCATGAGTAGGTTGCTGATCTTTATATGCTAATGAATGACATCTATTAGCATTAATTCTGTGTCAGGCAATGAAATTAGTTACTGTTAAGGCACTTCATCATGTTAAA
The sequence above is drawn from the Arachis hypogaea cultivar Tifrunner chromosome 4, arahy.Tifrunner.gnm2.J5K5, whole genome shotgun sequence genome and encodes:
- the LOC112797242 gene encoding uncharacterized protein isoform X2 codes for the protein MEDDKRKKKNRKKKNKQGKNVDNGVGDKETKIEQLDAAAGEKIVIVDSNGVGETTIRDQNLVNTEKDERAGVTDVAGEQSTNVDGGTATRDNDLVNNGKVDHPDISETADERSTNVFGGTAVRDEDLINNGNDEPAHNLATLDEPSKNVDWRGVEENPNLDRISVKNEEDEGTQHLESADGQNRNMVMDSNGHLPNGKECATSEEVFKLGNENDMLKQNLAISEETIRKLKDENDVLIQKETILGDRIRKLQEENDIQIEKEAMSEETIRNLKEVNDTHITLQITLEDTIRKLKEENDIHNQKVVMLEGTIRELNKKIDMHIRKEAKSEETIKRLKAEKDMSFQKVGMMEETIRKLNSGNDIHMQKKIELEDTIRKLKEQQYMHMQNEAMSEATIRKLKEENDMHLQMEAISKDTIRKLKEENDLHIQKAASLEMRIAQLQSENSSILEKEAGLVEKATQVALEETINKLKCDNEFHTQKQVGLEMRIAQLESEKSSMLQKEVGLVEETKQLLSEKEILSLKVESLLEKINLLESDLSSFVENEKSTKEDISNLNGKITMFQGQVAELEHFKNNLLLENRQLREDVSSLQTTIQNLENSSSFRSADASVKESASENEDLKSQIEAACTLVEKLVLENAELVENINMLYVELDRRNAEVGLSGGAGPDSINVFPHSDGVASDITESAEIKSVSAQESGSLQEASVRNDRDYIDGEQAVGLTPNSSSLSDDTGEIVQIPLDDNEVREVEPQDAEIVEQDSVPLMDAPLIGAPFRLISFVAKYVSGEDLVNQNSSNTTIH
- the LOC112797242 gene encoding uncharacterized protein isoform X1, which encodes MEDDKRKKKNRKKKNKQGKNVDNGVGDKETKIEQLDAAAGEKIVIVDSNGVGETTIRDQNLVNTEKDERAGVTDVAGEQSTNVDGGTATRDNDLVNNGKVDHPDISETADERSTNVFGGTAVRDEDLINNGNDEPAHNLATLDEPSKNVDWRGVEENPNLDRISVKNEEDEGTQHLESADGQNRNMVMDSNGHLPNGKECATSEEVFKLGNENDMLKQNLAISEETIRKLKDENDVLIQKETILGDRIRKLQEENDIQIEKEAMSEETIRNLKEVNDTHITLQITLEDTIRKLKEENDIHNQKVVMLEGTIRELNKKIDMHIRKEAKSEETIKRLKAEKDMSFQKVGMMEETIRKLNSGNDIHMQKKIELEDTIRKLKEQQYMHMQNEAMSEATIRKLKEENDMHLQMEAISKDTIRKLKEENDLHIQKATISEDAIKKLKEECDKHIQKEASLEMRIAQLQSENSSILEKEAGLVEKATQVALEETINKLKCDNEFHTQKQVGLEMRIAQLESEKSSMLQKEVGLVEETKQLLSEKEILSLKVESLLEKINLLESDLSSFVENEKSTKEDISNLNGKITMFQGQVAELEHFKNNLLLENRQLREDVSSLQTTIQNLENSSSFRSADASVKESASENEDLKSQIEAACTLVEKLVLENAELVENINMLYVELDRRNAEVGLSGGAGPDSINVFPHSDGVASDITESAEIKSVSAQESGSLQEASVRNDRDYIDGEQAVGLTPNSSSLSDDTGEIVQIPLDDNEVREVEPQDAEIVEQDSVPLMDAPLIGAPFRLISFVAKYVSGEDLVNQNSSNTTIH
- the LOC112797242 gene encoding uncharacterized protein isoform X3, with protein sequence MKKMRVLNTWSLQMAKTEIWSWIQMDTCQMATSEEVFKLGNENDMLKQNLAISEETIRKLKDENDVLIQKETILGDRIRKLQEENDIQIEKEAMSEETIRNLKEVNDTHITLQITLEDTIRKLKEENDIHNQKVVMLEGTIRELNKKIDMHIRKEAKSEETIKRLKAEKDMSFQKVGMMEETIRKLNSGNDIHMQKKIELEDTIRKLKEQQYMHMQNEAMSEATIRKLKEENDMHLQMEAISKDTIRKLKEENDLHIQKATISEDAIKKLKEECDKHIQKEASLEMRIAQLQSENSSILEKEAGLVEKATQVALEETINKLKCDNEFHTQKQVGLEMRIAQLESEKSSMLQKEVGLVEETKQLLSEKEILSLKVESLLEKINLLESDLSSFVENEKSTKEDISNLNGKITMFQGQVAELEHFKNNLLLENRQLREDVSSLQTTIQNLENSSSFRSADASVKESASENEDLKSQIEAACTLVEKLVLENAELVENINMLYVELDRRNAEVGLSGGAGPDSINVFPHSDGVASDITESAEIKSVSAQESGSLQEASVRNDRDYIDGEQAVGLTPNSSSLSDDTGEIVQIPLDDNEVREVEPQDAEIVEQDSVPLMDAPLIGAPFRLISFVAKYVSGEDLVNQNSSNTTIH